One stretch of Fictibacillus sp. b24 DNA includes these proteins:
- the spoIIIJ gene encoding YidC family membrane integrase SpoIIIJ, which yields MRKKIGLLIALFALMAVLSGCGTMEPITEDRTGIWDTYFVYPLSWLITYFANLTGENYGLSIIIVTLIIRTALLPLMIKQTKSSKAMQEIQPEIQKLREKYKSKDANTQQKLQQETMALFQKNGVNPLAGCLPLLIQMPILLGFYHAIMRTEEIANHNFLWFDLGDPDPFFILPLVAGLTTFLQQKIMMGGMDNPNPQMKMLLYIMPVMIVVFAINFPAALSLYWVIGNIFMIAQTYFITTPMKKKENQVDGGAKK from the coding sequence GTGCGTAAGAAAATAGGTTTACTGATTGCCCTTTTCGCACTCATGGCTGTCCTTTCTGGATGTGGGACGATGGAGCCCATCACAGAAGACAGAACGGGAATTTGGGACACATATTTTGTATATCCGTTATCTTGGTTGATCACATATTTTGCGAACTTAACGGGTGAAAACTATGGATTATCGATCATAATTGTTACATTAATTATTCGTACTGCGCTTCTTCCATTGATGATTAAGCAAACGAAGAGTTCTAAAGCGATGCAGGAAATTCAGCCAGAAATTCAAAAACTGCGTGAAAAATACAAATCAAAAGATGCGAACACACAGCAAAAACTGCAGCAAGAAACAATGGCTTTATTCCAAAAGAATGGTGTAAATCCGCTTGCAGGCTGTTTACCATTATTGATTCAAATGCCGATTCTATTAGGTTTCTATCATGCAATCATGCGTACTGAAGAAATTGCGAATCACAATTTCCTTTGGTTTGATCTAGGAGATCCAGATCCATTCTTTATTTTGCCGCTAGTTGCAGGTCTTACAACATTCTTGCAGCAAAAAATCATGATGGGCGGAATGGACAATCCAAATCCGCAAATGAAGATGCTTTTATACATCATGCCAGTCATGATCGTTGTATTTGCTATTAATTTCCCAGCTGCATTATCTTTATATTGGGTGATCGGTAACATCTTCATGATTGCACAAACATATTTCATTACGACCCCAATGAAAAAGAAAGAAAATCAAGTTGATGGGGGAGCTAAAAAGTGA
- the jag gene encoding RNA-binding cell elongation regulator Jag/EloR — protein MKKVQVTGKTVEEAVAAALEQLQTSKDQVDISILEDSKKGFFGLGGKPAVVEVTVKADPVKTAIEYLQDVTSKMGVPVTIAQRQENDHLVLDLSGDKIAILIGKRGQTLNALQLLTNMVANSDPASKHVKIVLDAENYRTRRQESLERLAEHSAQKVFFTKKSFALEPMPANERKVIHLALKENRDVETTSEGVEPFRKVVIRPTSSSKR, from the coding sequence GTGAAAAAGGTACAGGTAACAGGGAAAACGGTTGAAGAAGCAGTAGCAGCAGCACTAGAACAACTTCAGACTTCAAAAGATCAAGTAGATATATCTATTCTTGAAGATTCCAAAAAAGGTTTTTTTGGACTTGGCGGCAAGCCCGCAGTAGTTGAAGTAACAGTCAAAGCTGATCCTGTTAAAACCGCGATCGAATACCTTCAGGATGTAACATCCAAAATGGGGGTACCCGTTACCATAGCACAGCGACAGGAAAATGATCATCTTGTGCTGGATTTATCCGGTGACAAAATTGCGATTTTGATTGGAAAACGCGGACAAACACTTAATGCGCTGCAGCTTTTAACAAATATGGTTGCAAATTCAGATCCTGCAAGCAAGCACGTTAAAATCGTGCTTGATGCTGAAAACTATCGTACCCGAAGACAAGAATCACTTGAAAGATTAGCTGAACACTCTGCTCAAAAAGTATTTTTCACAAAGAAAAGTTTTGCTTTAGAGCCGATGCCTGCCAATGAGCGCAAAGTGATTCATTTAGCACTGAAAGAAAACAGAGATGTTGAGACTACGTCTGAAGGGGTGGAGCCATTCCGTAAAGTCGTGATCCGCCCGACGTCCTCAAGCAAAAGATAA
- the mnmE gene encoding tRNA uridine-5-carboxymethylaminomethyl(34) synthesis GTPase MnmE produces MEFDTITAISTPMGEGAIAIVRLSGSDAVTIADKVYKGSKRLSDVDTHTIHYGKLFDPKVDQAVEEVMISVMRAPRTFTREDVVEINCHGGLVSVNRVLQLILQQGARLAEPGEFTKRAFLNGRIDLSQAEAVMDLIRAKTDRAMNVALNQMEGRLSSLITRLRQTLLETIAHVEVNIDYPEYDAEEMTHSLLNNNLLTVKKEVESILQTASQGKILREGLSTAIIGRPNVGKSSLMNALVHENKAIVTDIAGTTRDVIEEYVNVRGVPLRLVDTAGIRETEDIVEKIGVEKSRKVLKEADLILLVINGNETLSQEDENLFRAAAGLDKIVIINKTDLEMKADMNRIKELAEHSPLISTSLVKEEGIDELEQAIANLFFAGGIEAQDLTYVSNSRHIALLQQTIHHIDEALGGIEADLPIDMVQIDITRAWEILGEIVGDTVSESLIDQLFSQFCLGK; encoded by the coding sequence ATGGAATTTGATACGATTACTGCTATTTCTACTCCGATGGGAGAAGGTGCAATCGCGATTGTAAGGTTAAGCGGAAGTGACGCAGTAACGATTGCGGATAAAGTGTATAAAGGATCAAAACGTCTTTCAGATGTAGATACGCATACCATTCATTATGGGAAGCTGTTTGATCCAAAGGTTGATCAGGCCGTGGAAGAAGTGATGATCAGCGTTATGCGCGCACCCCGAACGTTCACGCGGGAAGATGTTGTTGAAATTAACTGTCACGGTGGATTAGTTTCTGTGAATCGTGTTCTTCAATTGATTCTGCAGCAGGGAGCACGCTTAGCTGAACCGGGAGAATTTACGAAACGGGCGTTCTTAAACGGACGGATTGATTTATCTCAAGCGGAAGCCGTGATGGATTTGATTCGTGCAAAGACGGATCGTGCCATGAATGTTGCACTGAACCAGATGGAAGGCCGCTTGTCTTCACTCATAACACGTCTTAGACAAACGTTATTAGAGACGATTGCTCACGTTGAAGTGAACATTGATTATCCTGAATACGATGCAGAAGAGATGACGCATTCCTTATTAAACAACAACCTTCTAACTGTCAAAAAAGAAGTAGAATCAATCCTGCAAACGGCAAGCCAAGGAAAGATTCTTCGTGAAGGGCTGTCGACGGCAATCATAGGACGACCGAACGTAGGGAAATCTTCACTTATGAACGCACTTGTCCATGAAAACAAAGCAATCGTAACAGATATTGCCGGAACAACGAGGGACGTTATTGAAGAGTACGTAAACGTAAGAGGAGTTCCTTTAAGACTTGTAGATACAGCAGGGATTCGAGAAACAGAAGACATCGTAGAAAAGATCGGTGTGGAAAAATCTCGAAAAGTATTGAAAGAAGCAGATCTGATTTTGTTAGTCATTAACGGAAACGAAACACTGTCACAAGAAGATGAGAACTTATTCCGTGCAGCAGCGGGACTCGATAAGATTGTTATCATCAATAAAACCGATCTCGAAATGAAAGCGGATATGAACCGTATTAAGGAACTTGCAGAACATTCACCTTTGATTTCAACATCTTTGGTAAAAGAAGAGGGAATAGATGAACTAGAGCAAGCGATCGCAAACCTGTTTTTTGCAGGTGGAATAGAAGCACAAGATTTAACTTACGTTTCTAATTCAAGGCATATCGCACTTCTTCAGCAGACGATTCATCACATTGACGAAGCACTTGGCGGTATTGAAGCGGATCTTCCGATAGATATGGTACAGATCGATATAACAAGAGCATGGGAGATACTCGGTGAAATAGTGGGTGACACGGTTTCTGAGAGTCTGATCGACCAGTTGTTCTCTCAATTTTGTCTTGGAAAATAA
- the mnmG gene encoding tRNA uridine-5-carboxymethylaminomethyl(34) synthesis enzyme MnmG — MGYKADTFDVIVVGAGHAGVEAALASARMGAKTLCLTLNLDTVAYMPCNPSVGGPAKGIVVREVDALGGEMARNIDKTHIQMRMLNTGKGPAVRALRAQADKYLYQHEMKKTMENTENLTLRQGMVERLIIEDGECKGVITKTGAEYAAEAVVLTTGTYLRGKIIIGELAYESGPNNMAPSINLSYHLQELGFDMVRFKTGTPPRVNSKTIDYSKTEIQPGDDVPRAFSYETTEYITDQLPCWLTYTGDETHQLINGNLHRSPMYSGMIEGTGPRYCPSIEDKIVRFNDKPRHQIFLEPEGRNTEEVYVQGLSTSLPEDVQKRILATIPGLEKAELMRAGYAIEYDAIVPTQLWPSLETKRVNGLFTAGQLNGTSGYEEAAGQGLMAGINAALKVQKKEPLVLDRSEAYIGVLIDDLITKGTNEPYRLLTSRAEYRLLLRHDNADLRLTKKGHEIGLIPKDRYERFEEKKAQIAQEIERLEHVSIKPTEDVQQILAEAQSTPLKEPMSAANLLKRPEVTYPVIHKMAPAETPLPETVMEQVEIQVKYAGYIDKQLAQVEKMRKMENKKLPVDLDYMAINGLATEAKQKLHEVRPLSVGQASRVSGVNPADISILLIYLEQGKLAKIAR; from the coding sequence ATGGGATATAAAGCAGATACGTTCGATGTCATTGTTGTCGGCGCTGGACATGCTGGTGTTGAAGCGGCACTTGCTTCTGCACGTATGGGTGCCAAAACGTTATGTCTGACATTGAATCTAGACACTGTAGCATACATGCCATGTAATCCGTCAGTTGGCGGACCAGCTAAAGGGATTGTTGTGCGTGAAGTGGATGCGCTAGGCGGTGAAATGGCCCGTAACATCGACAAAACACATATCCAAATGCGTATGCTGAATACGGGTAAAGGTCCTGCGGTACGTGCGCTGCGCGCGCAAGCCGATAAATATCTTTATCAGCATGAAATGAAAAAAACAATGGAAAACACCGAGAACCTCACATTGCGTCAAGGAATGGTAGAGCGTCTGATCATTGAGGACGGGGAATGTAAGGGTGTTATTACAAAAACAGGAGCTGAATACGCTGCGGAAGCAGTGGTTCTAACGACTGGGACATACTTAAGAGGAAAGATTATTATTGGTGAGCTTGCTTATGAAAGCGGCCCGAATAACATGGCTCCTTCTATCAATTTGTCATACCACCTGCAGGAGCTTGGTTTTGATATGGTTCGCTTTAAGACGGGAACACCGCCGCGTGTGAACAGCAAAACGATCGATTATTCTAAAACGGAAATTCAGCCGGGTGATGATGTACCACGTGCTTTTTCCTATGAAACAACCGAGTATATTACAGATCAGCTGCCTTGCTGGCTCACTTACACAGGAGATGAGACACATCAGCTGATCAACGGTAACCTGCATCGTTCCCCGATGTATTCTGGGATGATTGAAGGAACAGGACCAAGATATTGTCCATCCATTGAGGATAAAATTGTACGTTTTAACGATAAACCAAGACATCAGATCTTCTTAGAACCTGAAGGCCGCAATACGGAAGAAGTGTACGTTCAAGGTCTTTCGACGAGCCTTCCTGAAGATGTTCAAAAGAGAATTTTAGCTACGATTCCTGGACTGGAAAAAGCTGAGCTGATGCGTGCTGGTTATGCGATAGAATATGATGCGATCGTACCGACACAGCTTTGGCCATCTCTTGAAACGAAGCGTGTGAACGGCCTCTTTACAGCAGGTCAGCTGAATGGTACGAGCGGTTATGAAGAAGCAGCGGGTCAAGGCCTCATGGCGGGAATCAATGCTGCGTTAAAAGTACAGAAAAAAGAGCCTTTAGTTCTGGATCGTTCAGAAGCATACATCGGAGTGCTGATCGATGATCTGATTACGAAAGGAACAAACGAGCCGTACCGCCTTCTAACATCAAGAGCAGAGTACCGTTTGCTGTTAAGGCACGATAACGCTGATCTCAGATTAACGAAAAAAGGTCACGAAATCGGACTGATACCGAAAGATCGTTACGAACGCTTTGAAGAGAAGAAAGCACAAATTGCGCAGGAAATAGAACGATTAGAACATGTTTCTATTAAGCCGACTGAAGATGTGCAGCAAATCCTTGCTGAAGCACAATCCACACCGCTAAAAGAGCCAATGTCTGCAGCCAATCTGCTAAAACGGCCTGAAGTAACGTATCCGGTGATCCACAAGATGGCACCTGCAGAAACACCATTGCCTGAAACCGTAATGGAGCAAGTGGAGATTCAAGTGAAGTATGCGGGCTACATCGATAAACAGCTTGCTCAAGTTGAGAAAATGCGCAAGATGGAAAATAAAAAACTGCCTGTTGATTTGGATTATATGGCGATCAATGGATTGGCTACAGAAGCGAAACAAAAGCTTCACGAAGTACGGCCGCTTTCAGTCGGACAGGCATCACGAGTATCAGGGGTAAACCCAGCAGACATTTCTATTCTGTTGATCTACCTTGAACAAGGTAAACTGGCGAAAATTGCCCGTTGA
- the rsmG gene encoding 16S rRNA (guanine(527)-N(7))-methyltransferase RsmG, with product MNVELFQSSLKEKGVQLSDKQLSQFERYYELLVEWNEKMNLTAITEKEEVYLKHFYDSVTAGFHFDFNQNITVCDVGAGAGFPAIPLKIVYPEIQLTVVDSLNKRIGFLQHVVDELGLEHVSLHHDRAETFAQRPEFRQKFDLVMARAVARLSVLSELCLPLVKIGGHFLGMKGANLPEEVKDGEKAVKLLGGKIKDVHSFVLPIEESERNIVIIEKVKDTPKKFPRKPGTPNKSPIQ from the coding sequence ATGAATGTTGAATTGTTTCAATCTTCCTTAAAAGAAAAGGGAGTACAGTTATCAGATAAACAGCTTTCCCAATTCGAGAGGTATTATGAACTGCTCGTTGAGTGGAATGAAAAAATGAACCTCACAGCAATCACAGAAAAAGAAGAAGTATATCTTAAACATTTTTATGATTCTGTAACGGCTGGATTTCATTTTGATTTCAATCAGAATATTACGGTTTGTGACGTCGGAGCAGGTGCGGGATTTCCCGCGATTCCATTGAAGATCGTATACCCGGAAATCCAGCTGACTGTTGTTGACTCACTCAACAAACGCATTGGATTTTTGCAGCATGTTGTAGATGAATTAGGTTTAGAACATGTATCTTTACATCATGACCGTGCAGAAACATTTGCGCAGCGTCCTGAGTTTAGACAAAAGTTCGATCTTGTGATGGCTCGAGCTGTTGCGAGGCTTTCTGTACTATCCGAGCTCTGTTTACCTTTAGTGAAAATAGGGGGGCACTTTTTAGGAATGAAAGGTGCCAATCTTCCTGAAGAAGTGAAAGATGGCGAAAAAGCGGTTAAACTTTTAGGCGGAAAAATAAAAGATGTTCATTCGTTTGTATTGCCGATCGAGGAAAGTGAACGAAATATCGTAATCATTGAAAAAGTAAAAGATACGCCTAAAAAATTCCCGCGTAAACCTGGAACTCCGAACAAGTCGCCCATCCAATAA
- the noc gene encoding nucleoid occlusion protein — protein sequence MKHPFSRLFGIGEKSQQTLDPEPAEKNDNEEVLQIPVQQIIPNRFQPRTVFIDERIEELSQTIEAHGIIQPIVVRGIGENQYELIAGERRWRAVQKLGWEKIPAILKEMDDSQTASVALIENLQREELTAIEEAMAYAKLLELHGLTQEGLAQKLGKGQSTIANKLRLLKLPQSIQDALLQKKITERHARALIVLKSPEKMDAVLQEILEKQLNVKQTEDRVKRMIEAETAEKKPQSRRKSYSKDMRLAINTVRQSVDMVVQSGLSIDTEEEEHEEFYQFTIRIPKK from the coding sequence ATGAAGCATCCTTTTTCACGTTTATTCGGCATCGGCGAAAAGAGCCAGCAAACCTTAGATCCAGAACCAGCTGAAAAAAACGACAACGAAGAAGTACTTCAAATTCCGGTTCAACAGATCATTCCAAACCGGTTTCAGCCTCGTACGGTTTTTATAGATGAACGAATTGAAGAATTATCACAAACGATAGAAGCTCACGGAATTATTCAGCCTATTGTGGTTCGTGGCATTGGAGAGAATCAATACGAACTGATCGCCGGAGAACGCAGATGGCGTGCTGTCCAAAAACTTGGGTGGGAAAAGATACCTGCTATACTTAAAGAGATGGACGATTCGCAAACCGCATCGGTAGCTCTTATTGAAAACCTTCAGCGAGAAGAACTTACTGCCATCGAAGAAGCTATGGCTTATGCTAAGCTTTTAGAATTGCATGGACTTACTCAAGAGGGACTGGCACAAAAACTTGGGAAAGGCCAATCCACGATTGCGAACAAGCTTCGTTTATTAAAGCTGCCGCAGTCTATTCAAGATGCCCTTTTACAGAAAAAGATCACAGAGCGTCATGCCAGAGCATTAATTGTATTGAAATCTCCTGAAAAAATGGATGCCGTTCTGCAAGAGATCCTCGAAAAACAATTGAATGTGAAGCAGACAGAAGATCGTGTAAAACGAATGATTGAAGCTGAGACAGCGGAAAAGAAACCTCAATCCAGACGTAAATCGTATAGCAAGGATATGCGCCTTGCCATTAATACGGTTAGGCAATCTGTTGACATGGTCGTACAAAGCGGACTGTCCATCGACACAGAAGAAGAGGAGCATGAGGAGTTTTATCAGTTCACGATTCGCATTCCAAAAAAATAA
- a CDS encoding ParA family protein encodes MAKIIAVANQKGGVGKTTTSVNLGACLAYFGKKVLLVDIDPQGNATSGVGVDKGDIDQCIYNVLVEDVEVKDVIVETICEGLHILPSTIQLAGAEIELVPTISREVRLKRALDQVSSVYDYIIIDCPPSLGLLTINSLTASDSVIIPVQCEYYALEGLSQLLNTVRLVQKHLNTDLMIDGVLLTMLDARTNLGIQVIEEVKKYFQDKVYETIIPRNVRLSEAPSHGKPIIIYDPKSRGAEVYLEFAKEVIGIGERVR; translated from the coding sequence GTGGCCAAGATCATTGCAGTAGCCAACCAGAAAGGCGGAGTCGGAAAAACGACTACGTCCGTCAACCTTGGTGCATGCTTAGCATATTTCGGTAAAAAAGTTTTGCTCGTAGACATAGATCCTCAAGGGAATGCAACTAGCGGCGTAGGCGTGGACAAAGGTGATATCGATCAATGTATCTATAATGTCCTTGTTGAAGATGTGGAAGTAAAAGATGTGATTGTCGAGACCATCTGTGAAGGTTTACATATCCTCCCTTCGACGATACAACTCGCTGGAGCTGAAATCGAGTTAGTTCCTACGATATCGCGCGAAGTCCGTTTGAAAAGAGCACTTGATCAGGTAAGCTCCGTCTATGATTATATTATTATTGACTGCCCTCCATCATTAGGACTTCTTACGATTAACTCTTTAACAGCTTCTGACTCTGTTATCATTCCAGTTCAATGTGAGTATTACGCACTTGAAGGATTAAGCCAGCTTTTAAATACGGTCCGACTTGTGCAAAAGCACCTGAATACAGATTTGATGATTGATGGAGTCCTGCTCACAATGCTTGATGCACGTACGAACTTAGGCATTCAAGTGATTGAAGAAGTTAAGAAGTATTTTCAAGATAAGGTATATGAAACGATCATACCAAGAAACGTTAGATTATCAGAAGCACCGAGTCATGGTAAACCGATTATTATTTATGATCCGAAATCCCGTGGTGCAGAAGTATATTTAGAATTTGCGAAGGAAGTGATTGGCATTGGTGAAAGGGTTAGGTAA
- a CDS encoding ParB/RepB/Spo0J family partition protein, producing MVKGLGKGLHAFFPPTEAGEEEQIKDVSISELRPNPYQPRKVFDQKAIDELKESILEHGILQPIVVRKSIKGYEIVLGERRFRAASEAGLKTIPAIVKDYTEQKMMEVALIENLQREDLNPVEEAQAYQKLMEHLEITQEELASRVGKSRPHIANHIRLLQLPKPLLELLSNGLLSMGHGRALLGLKKKTKMQLIVQRIMDENLNVRQLEKLISDINKNVPRGTKKNTAQTNVFFKEKESSLRDRFGTSVSIKKSKRKGKIEIEFFSQDDLERILDLLEK from the coding sequence TTGGTGAAAGGGTTAGGTAAAGGGCTGCATGCCTTCTTTCCTCCAACAGAAGCTGGGGAAGAAGAGCAGATCAAAGATGTCAGCATATCAGAGCTTAGACCAAATCCGTATCAGCCTCGAAAAGTTTTTGACCAAAAAGCCATTGACGAACTAAAAGAATCCATTTTAGAACATGGCATTCTTCAACCGATTGTTGTACGGAAAAGCATTAAAGGCTACGAAATCGTCTTAGGGGAACGAAGATTCAGAGCAGCATCTGAGGCAGGGCTAAAAACCATCCCTGCGATTGTAAAAGACTATACGGAACAAAAAATGATGGAAGTCGCCTTGATTGAAAACCTTCAGCGAGAAGATTTGAATCCGGTCGAAGAAGCACAAGCTTACCAAAAGTTGATGGAGCACCTTGAAATCACTCAAGAAGAATTAGCTTCTAGAGTTGGAAAGAGCCGTCCTCATATTGCGAACCATATTCGGCTGCTTCAGCTTCCAAAACCCTTGTTAGAGCTTTTATCCAACGGCCTGTTATCGATGGGGCATGGTCGTGCATTACTCGGACTTAAGAAAAAAACGAAGATGCAGCTGATCGTTCAGCGTATTATGGATGAAAATTTAAATGTAAGGCAGCTCGAGAAGCTGATTTCGGATATTAATAAAAATGTTCCACGTGGAACAAAGAAAAATACAGCACAAACCAATGTGTTTTTTAAAGAAAAAGAATCATCCTTGCGTGATCGATTTGGAACATCAGTGTCTATAAAAAAATCGAAGCGAAAAGGAAAGATTGAGATTGAATTCTTTTCTCAAGATGATTTAGAGCGTATTTTAGATCTGTTAGAAAAGTAG
- a CDS encoding DUF554 domain-containing protein, producing the protein MSLLGTIVNGIAIVAGSFLGLFWTRIPDRFKNTILQAMALAVTILGIGMGLKSEQFLIVIASLAIGGALGEWWNLEDRLNAIGKWLEKKVGKQDKGSVATGFVTATLVFVVGAMSIVGALDSGLRQQHDVLYTKALIDGFCAILFTSTLGIGVMFSAIPVVLYQGAIALLATQIDRFVPQELMDALIVEITGTGGIMIVAIGLNLLGIAKIRVANLLPGLLVATVLVFIVEKWDNILSFSQGLL; encoded by the coding sequence ATGTCACTGTTAGGAACAATAGTAAATGGTATTGCCATTGTTGCAGGAAGCTTTTTAGGTTTGTTTTGGACAAGAATCCCTGATCGATTTAAAAATACGATTTTACAAGCGATGGCTTTGGCTGTAACAATCTTAGGGATTGGTATGGGACTTAAAAGTGAGCAATTTTTAATTGTAATTGCGAGTCTAGCCATTGGTGGTGCTCTTGGTGAATGGTGGAATTTAGAAGATCGGCTGAATGCGATCGGCAAGTGGCTTGAAAAGAAGGTGGGGAAGCAAGATAAAGGATCGGTTGCGACGGGCTTTGTAACGGCTACACTTGTTTTTGTGGTTGGAGCGATGTCCATTGTTGGAGCGCTAGACAGCGGGTTAAGACAGCAGCATGATGTTCTTTATACGAAAGCATTGATCGATGGATTTTGTGCCATTCTTTTTACCTCAACACTTGGTATCGGAGTGATGTTTTCCGCGATACCGGTCGTCTTATATCAAGGTGCTATAGCACTTTTGGCTACACAGATCGATCGATTCGTTCCGCAAGAACTAATGGATGCCCTTATCGTAGAAATAACAGGAACAGGCGGAATCATGATCGTAGCGATTGGATTGAATTTGCTAGGCATCGCAAAAATCCGCGTGGCGAACCTTCTTCCGGGGTTGCTGGTTGCTACAGTGCTTGTATTTATCGTTGAAAAATGGGATAACATTCTTTCCTTTTCACAAGGTCTGCTATAA
- the yyaC gene encoding spore protease YyaC gives MFLKRKLGLGKPIQYKLHHEDKEAMLRITEQILPMLPETNHQPVVVVCIGTDRSTGDALGPLVGTKLHNKDTFPFFVYGTLDDPVHAVNLEEKLKMIETEHPGAFVIGIDACLGRLNHVGMVSINDGPVKPGAGVNKQLPPVGDMHITGIVNVSGFMEYFVLQNTRLSIVMKMADLIADSLHMACLRKKIQQKNMIAGTDTRSQDIYKIQ, from the coding sequence ATGTTCCTCAAACGGAAGCTTGGACTAGGGAAACCCATTCAATATAAATTGCACCACGAAGATAAGGAAGCCATGCTCAGAATTACAGAACAAATTTTACCTATGCTTCCGGAAACAAACCATCAGCCGGTCGTCGTTGTCTGTATAGGGACCGACCGATCAACAGGTGATGCCTTAGGCCCTCTTGTAGGTACAAAATTGCACAATAAAGATACATTTCCGTTTTTTGTTTACGGCACACTTGATGATCCAGTTCATGCCGTGAATCTAGAGGAAAAGCTGAAAATGATTGAAACCGAACATCCGGGTGCTTTTGTTATTGGAATTGATGCCTGTTTAGGCCGGTTAAATCATGTTGGCATGGTCTCTATTAATGATGGACCCGTAAAACCAGGTGCAGGCGTGAACAAACAGCTGCCGCCTGTTGGTGATATGCATATTACAGGTATCGTAAACGTAAGCGGGTTTATGGAATACTTTGTCCTTCAGAATACGAGGCTCAGTATCGTCATGAAAATGGCCGATTTAATTGCAGATTCCCTTCATATGGCTTGCTTACGAAAAAAAATCCAACAAAAAAACATGATTGCAGGAACAGATACACGTTCTCAAGATATTTATAAAATTCAATAG
- a CDS encoding mechanosensitive ion channel family protein: MEGTDLPKTAEQAVTFFSDKEWWTGIATTGFKIVGIILLAIIFKYIVKAAIANIFKVRLKSPLRLSERRENTLFRLLDNVASYVIYFVAILTILTEFGVDIKAILAGAGVVGLAIGFGAQSLVKDIITGFFIIFENQFSVGDTVRIASFEGTVEEIGLRTTKIKSWTGELHILPNSSITEVTNFSVHNSIAVVDLSIAYEEDIDKAQNIIQEVVKNAKPNYPEMVKEPEVLGVQMLGASEVVIRVTAEVLPMTHFKIARELRKTLKHELEIAGIEIPYPKMVTYQKESLPKEQK, translated from the coding sequence TTGGAAGGAACTGATTTACCTAAAACAGCAGAACAGGCTGTAACCTTCTTTTCCGATAAAGAATGGTGGACAGGCATTGCCACAACAGGATTTAAGATCGTAGGAATCATCTTACTGGCCATTATATTCAAATATATTGTAAAAGCAGCGATCGCTAATATCTTTAAAGTCCGATTGAAATCTCCTTTACGTTTAAGCGAGAGAAGAGAGAACACTTTATTTCGGCTCCTAGATAACGTAGCTTCCTATGTTATCTATTTCGTAGCGATTTTAACCATCTTAACCGAGTTTGGCGTAGACATAAAAGCAATTCTTGCCGGGGCAGGTGTTGTTGGTTTAGCAATCGGTTTTGGTGCTCAAAGCCTTGTGAAGGATATCATTACTGGATTTTTCATCATATTTGAAAACCAGTTCTCTGTAGGCGACACGGTACGAATTGCAAGTTTTGAAGGAACAGTGGAAGAAATCGGTCTGAGAACAACAAAAATAAAAAGCTGGACAGGAGAATTGCATATCCTACCGAATTCGTCTATCACAGAAGTTACGAATTTTTCCGTTCATAACAGTATTGCTGTTGTTGACTTAAGCATTGCGTATGAAGAGGATATTGATAAAGCACAAAACATTATTCAAGAGGTCGTTAAAAACGCAAAACCAAATTACCCTGAAATGGTAAAGGAACCAGAAGTACTAGGTGTTCAAATGTTAGGTGCCTCTGAAGTTGTGATTCGTGTTACCGCAGAGGTACTTCCGATGACACACTTTAAAATTGCACGAGAGCTTCGTAAAACCCTAAAACATGAACTTGAAATAGCAGGTATAGAAATTCCTTATCCGAAAATGGTCACTTATCAGAAAGAATCATTGCCAAAAGAACAAAAATAA
- a CDS encoding DUF951 domain-containing protein produces MQQKEFHLHDEVEMKKQHPCGTNRWKVIRMGADIRIKCMGCQHSVMLPRAEFAKKIKKVLLSPGE; encoded by the coding sequence ATGCAGCAAAAAGAATTTCACCTTCATGATGAAGTGGAAATGAAAAAGCAGCACCCATGTGGAACAAACCGATGGAAAGTGATTCGTATGGGGGCGGATATTCGAATTAAATGCATGGGTTGTCAGCATAGTGTGATGCTGCCAAGAGCTGAATTTGCTAAAAAAATAAAGAAAGTCTTGTTATCACCTGGGGAGTGA